In a genomic window of Bemisia tabaci chromosome 1, PGI_BMITA_v3:
- the LOC109031611 gene encoding putative inorganic phosphate cotransporter isoform X3 yields MAFLGVAIAYCLRTNISVAIVSMTEKSSLNADAPVLMWDEKMKGTILSSFFWGYLLLQIPGGQMAEKFGPKYVLITAVGVAGILTILTPYAAINGGFYWMVLSRILQGAAQGFCYPATNFFLAKWAPLPERGRLVTSVFSGDRFGILITMAGAGVLADSRWGWPSIFYVSGATAILWALAYAYLGVNYPQDHPTITDAERSYILDSLPNTSEDRQSMKTPWKAILKSGPLWALLLVHCGQNWGYYTLLTQIPSYIYAVFGLNIQESGFLSALPYVSSFIMAFVFAVIGDKVANKEMLSKTTARKCWNSCGLWGGAAAFCLLAFAGEYEYLALTLLILAAGLNGATLIGYHSNHLDLAPNFSGTLMGITNGFGNVASISAPLFAGFMLTDMTSLSEWRIVFLTSAAVFFVGNLIFVIFGTAEVQDWNFPPEKEKPIQMTNIFTERMTED; encoded by the exons ATGGCTTTCTTGGGAGTTGCTATCGCATATTGCCTTCGCACGAACATATCAGTGGCAATTGTCTCCATGACAGAGAAGTCCAGCTTAAATGCAGATGCTCCG GTTCTTATGtgggatgaaaaaatgaaaggcaCGATTCTGAGTTCGTTCTTCTGGGGGTACCTTCTTCTTCAGATTCCGGGAGGTCAGATGGCCGAAAAATTTGGCCCAAAATACGTCCTAATTACAGCCGTTGGTGTAGCTGGAATTCTTACAATTTTGACACCCTATGCCGCAATCAATGGTGGTTTTTATTGGATGGTACTTTCAAGGATTCTACAAGGGGCCGCTCAG gGATTCTGCTACCCCGCAACGAACTTCTTTCTGGCCAAATGGGCTCCCTTACCAGAGAGAGGAAGGCTCGTCACTTCAGTATTTAGTG GGGACCGCTTTGGGATTTTAATCACTATGGCTGGTGCGGGCGTTCTGGCGGACAGTCGTTGGGGTTGGCCCTCCATCTTCTATGTTAGCGGAGCGACCGCAATTTTGTGGGCACTCGCTTATGCGTACTTAGGCGTCAATTATCCCCAGGATCACCCCACCATTACAGATGCCGAGCGGAGTTATATTTTGGATTCATTGCCTAACACGTCAGAGGATCGACAA TCGATGAAAACGCCATGGAAAGCGATTTTGAAATCTGGTCCTTTGTGGGCTCTGTTGTTGGTGCATTGTGGGCAGAACTGGGGATACTACACATTACTCACACAAATTCCTTCGTACATCTATGCTGTTTTCGGATTAAACATTCAAGAG agTGGTTTCCTGTCAGCACTACCTTATGTTTCCAGTTTCATCATGGCGTTCGTTTTTGCGGTGATTGGAGATAAAGTAGCAAATAAAGAAATGCTATCGAAGACTACGGCACGAAAATGTTGGAACTCCTGTG GTTTATGGGGAGGGGCCGCTGCATTCTGTTTGCTAGCCTTTGCTGGAGAGTATGAATACTTAGCCCTGACTTTGCTCATCCTCGCAGCGGGTTTAAACGGCGCTACACTCATTGGCTACCATTCCAACCATCTGGACCTGGCGCCAAACTTTTCCGGCACTCTCATGGGAATTACTAACGGATTCGGCAACGTTGCATCCATTTCTGCTCCCCTTTTTGCTGGTTTCATGCTGACTGATATG ACGTCGTTATCCGAGTGGCGAATCGTGTTTCTGACGTCAGCTGCCGTGTTCTTTGTTGGCAATCTAATATTCGTGATATTCGGCACTGCCGAAGTACAAGACTGGAACTTCCCTccggaaaaagaaaaacccaTCCAGATGACCAATATATTTACGGAAAGAATGACTGAGGATTGA
- the LOC109031611 gene encoding putative inorganic phosphate cotransporter isoform X2, with translation MKIFEPVRRFFGNIFYALLRGCFSVSNVFCPSEYALDESHFGARHGQCLMAFLGVAIAYCLRTNISVAIVSMTEKSSLNADAPVLMWDEKMKGTILSSFFWGYLLLQIPGGQMAEKFGPKYVLITAVGVAGILTILTPYAAINGGFYWMVLSRILQGAAQGFCYPATNFFLAKWAPLPERGRLVTSVFSGDRFGILITMAGAGVLADSRWGWPSIFYVSGATAILWALAYAYLGVNYPQDHPTITDAERSYILDSLPNTSEDRQSMKTPWKAILKSGPLWALLLVHCGQNWGYYTLLTQIPSYIYAVFGLNIQESGFLSALPYVSSFIMAFVFAVIGDKVANKEMLSKTTARKCWNSCGLWGGAAAFCLLAFAGEYEYLALTLLILAAGLNGATLIGYHSNHLDLAPNFSGTLMGITNGFGNVASISAPLFAGFMLTDMTSLSEWRIVFLTSAAVFFVGNLIFVIFGTAEVQDWNFPPEKEKPIQMTNIFTERMTED, from the exons ATGAAAATATTCGAGCCTGTTCGacgtttttttggaaatattttttatgcGCTTTTGAGAGGATGCTTCTCGGTGTCTAATGTGTTTTGCCCCTCCGAGTATGCTTTGGATG AATCACATTTCGGTGCTCGTCATGGGCAGTGCCTCATGGCTTTCTTGGGAGTTGCTATCGCATATTGCCTTCGCACGAACATATCAGTGGCAATTGTCTCCATGACAGAGAAGTCCAGCTTAAATGCAGATGCTCCG GTTCTTATGtgggatgaaaaaatgaaaggcaCGATTCTGAGTTCGTTCTTCTGGGGGTACCTTCTTCTTCAGATTCCGGGAGGTCAGATGGCCGAAAAATTTGGCCCAAAATACGTCCTAATTACAGCCGTTGGTGTAGCTGGAATTCTTACAATTTTGACACCCTATGCCGCAATCAATGGTGGTTTTTATTGGATGGTACTTTCAAGGATTCTACAAGGGGCCGCTCAG gGATTCTGCTACCCCGCAACGAACTTCTTTCTGGCCAAATGGGCTCCCTTACCAGAGAGAGGAAGGCTCGTCACTTCAGTATTTAGTG GGGACCGCTTTGGGATTTTAATCACTATGGCTGGTGCGGGCGTTCTGGCGGACAGTCGTTGGGGTTGGCCCTCCATCTTCTATGTTAGCGGAGCGACCGCAATTTTGTGGGCACTCGCTTATGCGTACTTAGGCGTCAATTATCCCCAGGATCACCCCACCATTACAGATGCCGAGCGGAGTTATATTTTGGATTCATTGCCTAACACGTCAGAGGATCGACAA TCGATGAAAACGCCATGGAAAGCGATTTTGAAATCTGGTCCTTTGTGGGCTCTGTTGTTGGTGCATTGTGGGCAGAACTGGGGATACTACACATTACTCACACAAATTCCTTCGTACATCTATGCTGTTTTCGGATTAAACATTCAAGAG agTGGTTTCCTGTCAGCACTACCTTATGTTTCCAGTTTCATCATGGCGTTCGTTTTTGCGGTGATTGGAGATAAAGTAGCAAATAAAGAAATGCTATCGAAGACTACGGCACGAAAATGTTGGAACTCCTGTG GTTTATGGGGAGGGGCCGCTGCATTCTGTTTGCTAGCCTTTGCTGGAGAGTATGAATACTTAGCCCTGACTTTGCTCATCCTCGCAGCGGGTTTAAACGGCGCTACACTCATTGGCTACCATTCCAACCATCTGGACCTGGCGCCAAACTTTTCCGGCACTCTCATGGGAATTACTAACGGATTCGGCAACGTTGCATCCATTTCTGCTCCCCTTTTTGCTGGTTTCATGCTGACTGATATG ACGTCGTTATCCGAGTGGCGAATCGTGTTTCTGACGTCAGCTGCCGTGTTCTTTGTTGGCAATCTAATATTCGTGATATTCGGCACTGCCGAAGTACAAGACTGGAACTTCCCTccggaaaaagaaaaacccaTCCAGATGACCAATATATTTACGGAAAGAATGACTGAGGATTGA
- the LOC109031611 gene encoding putative inorganic phosphate cotransporter isoform X1 — MFKPLRDLNVVLGICFNVYVEWLISVSERAASSMKIFEPVRRFFGNIFYALLRGCFSVSNVFCPSEYALDESHFGARHGQCLMAFLGVAIAYCLRTNISVAIVSMTEKSSLNADAPVLMWDEKMKGTILSSFFWGYLLLQIPGGQMAEKFGPKYVLITAVGVAGILTILTPYAAINGGFYWMVLSRILQGAAQGFCYPATNFFLAKWAPLPERGRLVTSVFSGDRFGILITMAGAGVLADSRWGWPSIFYVSGATAILWALAYAYLGVNYPQDHPTITDAERSYILDSLPNTSEDRQSMKTPWKAILKSGPLWALLLVHCGQNWGYYTLLTQIPSYIYAVFGLNIQESGFLSALPYVSSFIMAFVFAVIGDKVANKEMLSKTTARKCWNSCGLWGGAAAFCLLAFAGEYEYLALTLLILAAGLNGATLIGYHSNHLDLAPNFSGTLMGITNGFGNVASISAPLFAGFMLTDMTSLSEWRIVFLTSAAVFFVGNLIFVIFGTAEVQDWNFPPEKEKPIQMTNIFTERMTED; from the exons ATGTTCAAGCCCCTCCGAGACTTAAATGTAGTGCTGGGCATTTGCTTCAATGTTTACGTTGAGTGGTTGATTTCAGTGTCGGAGAGGGCGGCATCAAGTATGAAAATATTCGAGCCTGTTCGacgtttttttggaaatattttttatgcGCTTTTGAGAGGATGCTTCTCGGTGTCTAATGTGTTTTGCCCCTCCGAGTATGCTTTGGATG AATCACATTTCGGTGCTCGTCATGGGCAGTGCCTCATGGCTTTCTTGGGAGTTGCTATCGCATATTGCCTTCGCACGAACATATCAGTGGCAATTGTCTCCATGACAGAGAAGTCCAGCTTAAATGCAGATGCTCCG GTTCTTATGtgggatgaaaaaatgaaaggcaCGATTCTGAGTTCGTTCTTCTGGGGGTACCTTCTTCTTCAGATTCCGGGAGGTCAGATGGCCGAAAAATTTGGCCCAAAATACGTCCTAATTACAGCCGTTGGTGTAGCTGGAATTCTTACAATTTTGACACCCTATGCCGCAATCAATGGTGGTTTTTATTGGATGGTACTTTCAAGGATTCTACAAGGGGCCGCTCAG gGATTCTGCTACCCCGCAACGAACTTCTTTCTGGCCAAATGGGCTCCCTTACCAGAGAGAGGAAGGCTCGTCACTTCAGTATTTAGTG GGGACCGCTTTGGGATTTTAATCACTATGGCTGGTGCGGGCGTTCTGGCGGACAGTCGTTGGGGTTGGCCCTCCATCTTCTATGTTAGCGGAGCGACCGCAATTTTGTGGGCACTCGCTTATGCGTACTTAGGCGTCAATTATCCCCAGGATCACCCCACCATTACAGATGCCGAGCGGAGTTATATTTTGGATTCATTGCCTAACACGTCAGAGGATCGACAA TCGATGAAAACGCCATGGAAAGCGATTTTGAAATCTGGTCCTTTGTGGGCTCTGTTGTTGGTGCATTGTGGGCAGAACTGGGGATACTACACATTACTCACACAAATTCCTTCGTACATCTATGCTGTTTTCGGATTAAACATTCAAGAG agTGGTTTCCTGTCAGCACTACCTTATGTTTCCAGTTTCATCATGGCGTTCGTTTTTGCGGTGATTGGAGATAAAGTAGCAAATAAAGAAATGCTATCGAAGACTACGGCACGAAAATGTTGGAACTCCTGTG GTTTATGGGGAGGGGCCGCTGCATTCTGTTTGCTAGCCTTTGCTGGAGAGTATGAATACTTAGCCCTGACTTTGCTCATCCTCGCAGCGGGTTTAAACGGCGCTACACTCATTGGCTACCATTCCAACCATCTGGACCTGGCGCCAAACTTTTCCGGCACTCTCATGGGAATTACTAACGGATTCGGCAACGTTGCATCCATTTCTGCTCCCCTTTTTGCTGGTTTCATGCTGACTGATATG ACGTCGTTATCCGAGTGGCGAATCGTGTTTCTGACGTCAGCTGCCGTGTTCTTTGTTGGCAATCTAATATTCGTGATATTCGGCACTGCCGAAGTACAAGACTGGAACTTCCCTccggaaaaagaaaaacccaTCCAGATGACCAATATATTTACGGAAAGAATGACTGAGGATTGA